AGTAGCGTTTTCACCCCTTAAGATGGATGCAGGAGTAGCCTTGCCAAGCTTCTTGACATTATCAGAAGCAATTGCATTAGTTGGAACAGAATTTTTGTAGCCACTTGAAACCAATGCTTCATCAGCCATCAATTTTGCTTGTAATGCAGCATTTGAGGCAACCTTGGCAGCTGCAGCTGCAGCCTTTGCAACAGAAGCAGCTGCTGCTATTGCCACAGCAGTGGAAGTCAATTCTGTTTCAAAATCTGGTTCCAAACCAGAATTTTTGTGCTTGCCCAACTGATTCCATATTTCTTGACTGTGATGAACAGCAGCTGCAGCAAGAGCAGAAGCATCTTCCGCCTGCTTTTGAGCCTCCTGGAGTTTACCAAAGGTCTCTTCAGACAGAGCAACCCTCTGATCTGAATCCTGTTCACCGTTTTCAAGATGGTCAACAGGGACAGATGTAACGAATTTGTCAGTGGATGACTTGGAAACAACAGTGGCAAGGGTTGTAATAGCGGCTGGTGTAGACACATTACTAGTCACAACAGTAGCTGAAACGGACTCTGATTGAGAATGCGGTTTAATCTGCCCAGGGTCCTCAGAAACTGTAGACTTTTTCCTCTTTCTGGGCTTTGGATCAGCAGAATGCTGACCACGTGTTGCTGTTGCCTTTTTTGTGTCAAGCAGGGGAGTCCCAGCAAAAACATTAGCAGGACAGCCACTCTGGACCATAGGAACTGTGGACGCCTGCTTCATCGCAGAAGAATGAGGCACAGAGGCTTCTCTTGCAGGGGTCAAATTAACTGTTTCTGTGATAGGAAGCACAGGAAAACGAGCATCAAAAGAAGAAGTCTGTGGAACCCAGGGTACACGGAAAGGGGACTGGGACATCCAAGGAGCATTATGTCCAACAAAATTCCTTATAGGTGGAGGACGCAATGGAGAAAGTGCCTGCTGATAATCCATAACTGCACTTCTCGGAATGCCAGTAGATTGAAGAGCATCACAGGAAGGAGTAGAAATACTCCAAAGTGGTGATGAAAGGGGAACCATTGGGTTTACAATTGTTGTTGGAGTACCCTTGCTGGTGGACCGACTAACAGGTGAGGATGTAACCTTATTCTGAAGTGCATTTCGTTTGACTGACTGATCAGAAGTTTTGGCACCTGAGCATCTCAATTAGGTTAATAGACAGAAGAATCAGAAGAAAAATTCAAGAAGTCAAGATAGATACCTAAAGGCGTCTGCATCGGAGTTTCAGGGCTAACAAGATGAGATTTTTGAGAATGTACCCTGTCTATACATGCTCGCCATGCATTCTCCCACATGGTTCTTCCACCATCTGCatgaatttgatatttttttaaaaaaaggggtcAGTAAATCTGTATAAAGAGCCACAGAGTAACATAGTTAGAGATGAGAAAACCTAACCAAGTCCACCAAATGCTGATATCATATAAGCCTCATCAGGTGCTGTTCCTTGACTGAAGCAACAATATTCAAAAAAATTAGATAGATATGCTTAAATGATCAAAGAtcctaaagagaaaagaaaataccCTAGACAATTAGATTTGACAATGATATCAAAGCCCATGTAACAACAATCTCAACACATATTCCATGTATATTGATCAATGTTAATTTCCAAACCCCTGCAAAAAGACTCAATATAATGCCAAAACATGTCTCTGCATGTatataaatgaaaaaaagaaaagataaacgACTTACATCAGAGCTCCATATACAAAAATCTGAGCACGTAACTGAACTTGCTGCAAATCGGTAAAAGGCTGGTGGAAAACTGCAGATGAAGAAGCTGAGGCATTCAAGTCTGGCAGGCTAGATACTGAAGTAGAAAGAACACCAAATGGCTTCGTGGTTGCCCCTTCCGTATGTCCAGAGTGCTTCACCTCATTGGATTGAACAAGCTGGCCAATTCCAGCTGAACTGAGTGATGCACTTCTTTTTGATCGACTTGCGGGAGTCATTTCTTTTGCAGCAATTCCCTTTTTAGTAGCTTCCTTCCCCGCACTCTTACCACCTACTCGCCTTGCTCTACGCTCAGAGGTCCCTTTGGAGCCACTACCCTCAGACGTCCCTTTGGAGCGACCACGTACATTCTCACTCTCAGATGCCTGAAGATTTGCATGACTCACCTCCTGAGCAGCCTTGGTACCCACTTTGCTTAAGCTAGCAGTTGATTGTGTTCCCTTGACCTTCTTGTTGTTGAGAGCATGTGCAAGATAGAGTGAGCATAACCAGGATAAATAACAAAAAAGGTACTAGCATCAgaagaaacttttaaaaattcaaCTCGAAATGAGAATCAGGAAAACATAAGAGAAAAGAAAGGTCCACATAACAAAAGAATATCACTTATGGAAAACAAATTTTACCGAGGATATTGTGTCGTGTTGCATGGTAGAAAAAAGTTGCCAATTCTTGCCAGCTTCTTTTCCAGACAAATCTGCCAATGGAGGTACCTCAAAGGTGAAAGTTTTGTCTCCAGGAGATGCATAATTTCTTTTCATATCCTCAGAAATAGATTGGTCTTTGTTCTCTTCCCCATTAATGACCCCAGAAATTGAAGCACTCCGACCCTCGGATCCTTTCAAATCATCATTTCCAATTTTAATTGGGAACTGCTCAGATGTTCTAATGACAATAGGAGAGCCACATGAAGGATTGTCAAGATCGGCACTACTACTTCCACTTCCCATCATGTGAATCTTAGTTTGAGATTCAGATGAGGGTGCAGAAGGAAAGGAGCTGTTATCAGTCTTTGCATGACCGCCTGCAACATCAAAATAATCCATCAGATGAATAACATTAGATAAAGTGGGAGAAAGCGAAAGCTGATTAAATGGTCTCAAAAGAAAATAGAGCCATGAAAGAGGCTAAGCATGCATTTAATTTGTAAAGTGTACATTTATAGAAACAAGTAGATAGGTCATAGAAAACCCTTAAACATGATATAACTTCAAAAGCAGAAGATACAAACAAAAGAAGATGCATCTCGGGAGAACATCGAAGAGGTGGAGGGGGTGTAAAAAAGAAATAGGAAAACAAACCAACCACCAAAACGACAGATAACAGATCTAAAGAACAAGACTGAGAAGAGTAAACCAGGAATTCTACCATGACAGGCTTAAACTATCTAATTACTtcaaaattaaatgataaaataaactcACCATCAACATGATGCATAGCAACGTGATCACTGTTCTTCTCTTTTATAAGTAATTTGGGGTCACTATCTTCAGGATGATTTTGGCCAGAATCACAGGTAGGTTCCTTTGAAGTTGAAGGCGATGAACTTGTCGATGTCTGGTTATTTTGTTGTATTGATACAGCACCTGAGGGGAACTTTTTGTTGTCAGACATTAATCTTATGGAGATTCCAGTGACAGAAAGGTAAGGATATGCATAATAAAAACAACAGTAGGTCAAAACCAACAAATTATCATTGGAAAAATAATTACCAAGAAGTCATCATCAGAAAACTATATATTAAGAGAGAACTACGTGTCAAGGAAAACCACCATAATGACAAGGTACAGACAACAGTAAAACAGGTGCACCATACTAGGTAAACCAAGAAACCCTACTAATCATTAAAGGTCACCTGCAGCTTCTGAAGAACCCGATTTAGAAATAACTCGAGCTTCAGCACCATCAGTTCCTCTCACCGTTGAATCAGAGACGATAGATGATACATGCTTATCCCTTACAACCTCCACTGACAGTCCATGAATTGCCTGGTCTCCATGTTGGCCCTCATCAATAGAAGTACCCTCCATTGACAAGGACTGATCAACTTTACTACAAGAGGACTGTCCACTAGTCTCACAAGGTGCACCCTTTTCCGATGTCATTCCAGAAGTATTCATGATTGAGAAACTTGTTTCTGAAGATGACACTTGAACCTTGTTTTGATCAGACACAGCAGCAGTAGCAGCAGGAAGATCCTTACCAGAAGGCGAAAGAACACACTCCACTGTAACACAGGAACACCAATTTAGCAAATGACGCAGGATGTATAAAAGATGACAAAATGAAAGAATGGTAAGCTCAATTATCAGACATAATGcttcaatatatacatacttGACTTGCCACTAATGGCAACATCAGATTGTAAAATCGAAGCTAACTCATCAGCTGTGCCACCTGTACCGGAGGATGAGAAGTCAACTCCCTTTATTACAGGCACAGATCCACCTTCCCCACAATCTGTGTTACTAGAATCGGAAGACAATTTGGTGTTCTGATTTGCAGCAGTTGAAACAGTCTGATCAGATTTATAATCATCACTATGTTCAACGACTATACTTTCTTCACATTCTTTCATAGGTTCTGTTCCCAAAGTATTGTGGGAACCTTCACCTTCACGCTTAgaaccattatcatccactacCAAAGATTTTTCAGACTTGCTGCTCAAGATTTTCATATCAGGGTGGCTATCACTGTCTAACGAATCCTTCTTCTCTAGAGCATCACATGCTATCTGCACCGTTGAATCCATATTTGACTCTAGACTCATAGAATTTCTAGTATCCATATTGCTGACTTCACTTCCATGTTCCTTAAGGTCAGTATCACCAACAAAAGGCATTGGTGATATGTCATGTAATTTTCTTTCAGACAAGACAATGTCTTCGGAAATGCTAGTCCGCAAAGGACTTTCTACCCTCAAGCCCTCGCTGCACCCTTCCACCATATGGAGGTTGGAATTCCCTTTCGATATCCTATCAACAGGCTCACCTGCAGTCGTAATGTTTCCAATAGCATGTCCATCTTCCTTAGAATGCACGTCCAAGGCTGAATTCTTCTGTGCAAGCAAGGTAACACTTACAACTGCATTCTCACTCACGTTCTGACCATCAGTTTGAACTTCTTGGCTCAAGTCAACATTTTGACTTGCTGAACCGTCCACATTTTCATCAATGAGATCATGTTTTAAATGTGTGGTATCTTGACTATCTATCAAAGCATTACTTGCATAAGTGTTCTGCACGGAGTGAATCACAGCATCAACTTGTGAACCAGTACATTTATCTTCCTGCTCCCTGTCATCCACAGATTGATCAACAGAAGCTTCCACTAGATTTTCGTTAACACTATGTTCTTTAGAATCATCTCTCTTAGTCACAGGCAAGTCAGTATTTCTGGTATTTAGATCTTCCAATGTGCTATCAACAGATATGCCAAATTCATGCATTTGAGAAACACCTTCAACCAGCAGATGATCTCCTCCTACATCATCTTTCAACCCAGGAAGTTTCCCTGGAAACTCTCCTGACTGTAATGCAGGCTGTAAGTCATCCCCCACTTTAGAAAGACCACCATCTCCATGTTTCAAAGTAGGCTCCATCTGATTTATTAAGCAGCCCAGTTCATCACAGGCATCTGAATTCTTACTAATAGTCTGAACAGGAATAGTTTCGTCCTGTCCTACAGACTTTAATAGCATTTCAACAGATTCTGAGGAGGCTGCCTCAGACCAGACATTGTTGCACCTAGAAATTGAACAAGATTCAGCTGCACTTGAACTAAATGCAATCCCAGTACCCCCACGAGAAAAATCTTCAATCCACTGATTATCTTCACTACTTTCAATGCCAAGAAAAACTTCAGTTTCAACCAAACTATCAAATCTTAAATGCCCATGAAGGTTATCATCAAAATCAAATCTTGGGAGAGCATAAGGGCGTAAAACAGGAGGAAATTTATTGTTCCCTTCACCAGCTAAATGACGATTGTGGCTTTGGGAATCATTTTCATCATTATCCATGAGTGTATCCCTACAACAGGAAAACATTTAATGAAGAAAATGGGATGTTGAATTGCAGTTCAAATAGTACACAGATAAAGTGGTGAGGCATCAGAGTTTTAAGATTATCCTGGTCCAGTGCGCATTGCATAGGAAACAAATAAAATTTAGATACTTTCTCCAAAAGAACAACCCAAATTACCCAGCTAAGTACTTCCTATACCGCTGCATGCTAAATTACAGTTTAATGAACATTAAGTTCAACTAGATTAATTAACCAATGGAAGCACAGAAAATATGCCAACTGCTCATGCAACAAGAGTAAAATTGCATAAACAATGGGTACAAAATCTTTTAATGTTTCCTGGTATAGAATCTGATAAACTATAAAATTGCAGTAAACATGCATGATAAATGcaaaatttaacaattaaaactTCATATCACgccaaaaaaagagaaaaaagtaaaaaaaaaactaagattAACCATTGAACCAAAATTACATAAACATAGGGGAAAATAAAACTTATGCACCTCCATGGTTCACTACCCAGGCCCCAAAAAAAGGTTAATCTAAACCTAGAACATGCCAACAACTTAACCCTATAGGggtgtttttttttaataaatgagcATGTTTTCTCCCAAAAATATTTAGTAGAGGGAATCTTGGCAACTGCGCATAGAATTTCATTCATTGGCATATAAAGCTTGGAGGATTCAGCTTTACAAGTTGCAGAAGCAAAAAAATAGAAGTCAACATGCTAATTTAATGTGAAAATTCAAACATAAATCAATTTGAGTTTACAAATGTTAAAAAACAGAAATATCTCAACGACCAGGTCTGTTTCGCTATCAGAATTAAGAAAAAAAGGATTTTATTGAACTCTTACAAGCAAGTATACATAATTGCCAAGTCTCACTCTCCTATATAAGGAGGCAAACTAAAGTATCAGACTAAGGCATTAGTAAATGGAAAGGCAGCAATTATAAACCCACCTCTGGAGTTTTAAAACTCCATTGCAGTATAGAAAATAataatcctttaaaattaaaaatgaataTCTATCTTTCTTCCTGAACTTAACAGATAGTTGCACTCAGATATCAATACCACCAATTTTCAACAAAACCCTAGCTCAAGCCACTAACTAGTCAACTGCGAATTGGATTAAACAAAAGCTCTAGCTCAGATACATTAACGATTAGAACATAATATTAAAAGAGAAGAAACTGGTTCAACATAATTGACCGAGCTACAGACAACCTTGAAAAGCATCCAGAAAACCTTAGTTCCAATCTATTTACGCAGGAAAAAAAACTCTAAACTTTGACTAACACTAAATTTGCCAGTTTAAAAAGATAACTATTTTCAAGCTCTAATTAAAAACGAAAAACCCTAAAAGATTGTTTATTTAAAAACCAAGTAGGAATATGAACAGTTACCAGAGCAAGTAAGTCTAGATACGCTACCTCCCTCCATTCGGTGATGAAATCCCAAGCCGTACCTCAACTCTTCCCTAGTCGTACGGTCATCTACTGCACCAGAAAAAAAAAACCTCCAATTCAAAACAAACAACAGTTTAACCATAACATGATAGCAAAAAGCAAGAAGGAACTAAAATACTAGCAAGAGAAAACCAAAAGATAGAAAacaagaagaaaaaggaaaacataaATTGCTCGAGTAAAACCTAAGCTAATGGAAGAGTAAATTAATTGAACAGTTTATTAGTATATGCTACTAACCGGACTCTTGAATTTTCCCGCGGATCGAGGTAGGGTTCCGGTAAATCGAAGTAAAAAAGAAGACAgtgaaagaaagagaagaagaagcgAAAGgggaagaaattttttttttctgatgTGTAATAATAACAATACGTAGAGACTTGTTTGGGTCTCGTTTTCTCGTAAACGGAAATGATAAAAATGAGGGTTCACTCAActccaaacatcatcatatggaCCCGCAATATTTCGGAATATCACACGTGCCTTGTTTCAAATGCTGATAAAGCAACTCTGATAATGTTAACGATACAGTCCCCCCTCCGTTTTCTCTTGCGACAGACGAGTTCCTGGCGGTGCGATTTGATGCATCGTGTGTGAATATGGACGGTGAAGATGGTAACTGTGACCCGTAATTTTGATTACGTTGACTGTTTTtaacttttcatttctttatttcttaaaatagaaaaaaacaaaaaaaaaacatgaaatggAAAATCCGAAGTCGTCTCATATCTAGTGAAGATCACGTGGTGGAGGACGGTTGGTTAGAGACTTATTATATATCTACTATTTTATATCAACGGTCCGATATTTTCTTGATTTTGTTACCAAATAGTTTTGGACTGTTTGATGAGATTGATCAGTCCAACAATTGCAGATGTTGCCAAAAAGTAAACGACCGATCAGTTGGGATGTAATTAAAtacttttttcatttttctttttgcaACATAAGGATGTAATTGAATAGTGATAAACAATTTAGGAAAATCTACATTAAATACAATTAAAGTTCATTATTTATACTCTTATTTAAATCTCTAATTAAATTTGTATTACGAGTCAACAAGAtattaatttgattaaaaattattTCGTATTTTACAATTCGGTTAggaaaattttcatatttgattaactcaattagaaaaaaatatgaaaatgattttCTGTATTTAAAATATGTCATCTTATTCTAGAATACTTTAgtctaaaaaacaaaaatatcCTTATCTATAATTTGCATACTATGACATGTGGTtcgataaaattaattttatcactTGATTAAAGTTTTATcttaaattataaattctttaaaattatttttaaacacattttAATCAGTTAAATCTCGtaattttcacatatatatatatatatatatatatatatatatatatatctatttgtCTTTTGTTGATATTTATTAGTCAAAATGCCCACTCAATTCAATAGACTGCAAACATTCATACATAAGTTATAGTAATAAAATGATTTTGACTGTACTTGAAGCTTTTGAATTTTAAGAAAATATGTtatgtttaaatttaaataaaatttgagtaCTTTATTTgggtaatttaaataaaaattttatgtaatttttaaattttattactttaaaaaataaaaataaaaagtttatttttgttattattatatttttaaggccatttgaatataattttaaaagatgacAAACTTAACATACAAATAGATTAAAAGTTAAAaactatttaatttgattttactaTATACGGCATCTTTTTTAGATTatataatcataatttaataCAGTGTCATTATTATGTCAGTCAATACTAttagaaatttttttgaaacattAATGATTGGATcatgattagaaaaaaaaatggtgCCATTAATTAGTCAAGAAGCATCAATAGATACTATAACAAACGGAttgtttttataaataatttttcctccaatctatttttataattaattaatatttttaggttatttatataaaaatcccCAATGGAGGTAGAAGTTGAAATTTAATTAACGTAATAGTCGAAATGGGCAATTGGAGCACCCAACTTTGACGCTCCAGGTGCCGTCTTCGTGTATATATTATTTTAGGCTCAAATGCaaaatagaaaattattataaatagtCCTCATGTTTTACCAAATTTTCATGATAGTTCCTTTCAATTGTTTTTgcgtttttttcattttaaaactatATTATTAGGTTTGAAGCCAAGAATTTGGTTTGAACTAGAAGTAAATATGacctttaatttattaatttccttttttctaatttatcttgaaattttgataaaattatgagaaaccatttgtgatattattccattttagtaGAGTTTTGAGTGTAAAAAGATATTTGGACGGAATCTCGTTAGTGAAGAAGGTTTATACGATCTAAAGTGGGTATTTTTGGATAAATGCCTTGCTAGAAAGAGATAGTAATCGAGTTACAATAGGCATTTCACATatgtatttgaatatgattttttttgtcaattatttgaatgtgatttaaaattttattattttacataaaatttaaTCAAATGATATCGATGTAAATCAACATTATATATTTATTGAACATGTAAGAAATAAGTATCGATTgaagaattaaatttaaattatatgttATGTAATGAAATGAGTCCTcaaatcaaaagggaaaataaaaatcCGATCATtagattaaagaaaattttattaaggTAAGTTACATTGAATAAAATTTGTAATTGAGTGGTTTTAAAGTTGTAACACTTAAAGAAAATCCATCATTTGGCAAGGAAATTAGAATTTAAATCAGGAATATAATATTTGATAATGCTCCagaataacgtatttttatgtattaatcatatGTTTATTCTGggcttgatcctactaatttgagctatttatgtctttttatcgattagggactgatttggaggcaaaagcaaaattaagggacaaaagtgcgaatttggagacacaatgggctgatatgcgacgcaggaaaaagattgtgccaaaagtgcaagcatggaagacacaaggactaaaaacgcaaaaagaagagattttattttataagactccattttattaggataattaatattaacataattattaggattatttaattttaagattttattttaattatctttatttatctttaattaattgtatttatctttttagaatttaagttaaattagactatctccctaacactataaatagggggtgaagtgaatCTATTGGGGATTCAtccttttctgtaaacactctccccctgaaagtctaggcttttgtttcttcatattttctttcaataaaatccccttttccatttttatatttattttcttttccaccattatcatggCCACTAAAACCTATTtagccgaaagttgtcaatattcccaAAAAAGGGTTCTTGAAGCCTAGAATCCGTATTTAGCCTTcttgccaagtattcatcgtttctccgcactaTGGGTTGACGCTttcgtccatggcccttaagaagtaagcttttcagtatatgcaaaggcggccactttgtatgttttggaaggattacacagtcggttcgttaacttactgcgtcagaggttggcaagccaaagagacaaaatggcgtgggattcgccattgagaagcgttgatctagcatagattactggctagagtcaggttccctaaaaatcgtaagtccaatctttggagctggtggtcgtaggcgtcctctttcactataactggcttacttgagttgagaagggttatttaaaagccgaggattgaacccaatgcggaatgagacaactggaggatggaatctaccaataagaatttcttttcctttaactctctttattatttttatatattctccATCTCAATTTTcgtcatttatttaatttcgcaattttaatttaatttaaatactatttttatttttccaaatcaaaattcttaattctgtttttatttttttattttttcaggaacgcaagtttcttggccaagatttcaagaaacgagcattcgtacaattCGGTCcttgaggatttgaccctacttcccctttactgttatttttattattttacagggaataggatatttttggtactCTCAACGatcgcatcaaattttggcgccattgctggggatcggtaacgtactaatcttattttttgtttcttatgaccagatctgctccaggaactcttgcgtttgattcggagattgaaaagactgcgagatctaatcgcaaggaaacaaagctaagaAAAAAGCAGTCAACGGTGATTAGAACTCAAAGCAATCCACCGTCAGAAATCAGAATCGACGACGAagcagagtctagggttaacgaaaaccctactcaaacttttgaaagcGAAAAAGTCGAAGTCGATTCCCCTGAAGAAGTGTTTAACACTAGGGTtgacgaaaaccctaatttagcaCTTCAACCTATGGCTCAGACAATTCGGCAACTGGTCGAAGCGCAGACagaacaaccgccactatgcatcgcgtatcctactatggataccgattttgaattaaagtcgcTTGATTCACTCATCGCCAACTTTCCGtgggttacaaaatgaaaacccccacaagcatttaaaagaattccatatggtttgtttgagtatgaaacctcagggggtaactgaggatcaaattaaattgcgcgctttccctttttccctatCAGATTTagctagggaatggttattttatttacctcctggattcattacaacttgggctgatctaTTTCGCTTATTTCTTAATAGGTTTTTCCCTGCATCATGAGCggctgagttaagaagagaaatcgtgggcATAAGGCAAAAAAATGCAAAGACTCTATAAgactattgggagcgatttaagaagttgtgtgcaagttgcccacaataCGGTATAACGGAACAGTCTTTGCTCCAGTATTTTTATGAAGGTCTAAAACCCATGGAAATGAATATGGTAGACGCCACGAGTGGAGGAGCGTTGGTCAATATGACTCCACAACAAGTAAGAGACTTAATCTCCACGATGGCTGCAAATTCTCAGCAATTTCGAGCTAATCCTGAACCCCTTAGAAGGGTTCATCAGTTAAGTAATTCAACcttagaagataaagttgatagaATTGCTAATATTTTGAATTCTCTTTTTGCAAAAAAAGTAAAGATAGCCCGAGTATGCGAAATATGTGCTACCCCTGAACATACaattgatgcatgtcccagtttgaatgatgatactatggctcattCAGATGCTGCGAGAAATTTTCCTGGGCCACCACAAAGGCGATACGACCCTTACGCAAATACCTACGACTCAGGATGGAGGGACCAGCCTAACTTAAGTTATGGGGCCAATCCATgatataaccagccataccaaaattGG
Above is a genomic segment from Gossypium arboreum isolate Shixiya-1 chromosome 8, ASM2569848v2, whole genome shotgun sequence containing:
- the LOC108469522 gene encoding uncharacterized protein LOC108469522 isoform X1, with the protein product MDNDENDSQSHNRHLAGEGNNKFPPVLRPYALPRFDFDDNLHGHLRFDSLVETEVFLGIESSEDNQWIEDFSRGGTGIAFSSSAAESCSISRCNNVWSEAASSESVEMLLKSVGQDETIPVQTISKNSDACDELGCLINQMEPTLKHGDGGLSKVGDDLQPALQSGEFPGKLPGLKDDVGGDHLLVEGVSQMHEFGISVDSTLEDLNTRNTDLPVTKRDDSKEHSVNENLVEASVDQSVDDREQEDKCTGSQVDAVIHSVQNTYASNALIDSQDTTHLKHDLIDENVDGSASQNVDLSQEVQTDGQNVSENAVVSVTLLAQKNSALDVHSKEDGHAIGNITTAGEPVDRISKGNSNLHMVEGCSEGLRVESPLRTSISEDIVLSERKLHDISPMPFVGDTDLKEHGSEVSNMDTRNSMSLESNMDSTVQIACDALEKKDSLDSDSHPDMKILSSKSEKSLVVDDNGSKREGEGSHNTLGTEPMKECEESIVVEHSDDYKSDQTVSTAANQNTKLSSDSSNTDCGEGGSVPVIKGVDFSSSGTGGTADELASILQSDVAISGKSMECVLSPSGKDLPAATAAVSDQNKVQVSSSETSFSIMNTSGMTSEKGAPCETSGQSSCSKVDQSLSMEGTSIDEGQHGDQAIHGLSVEVVRDKHVSSIVSDSTVRGTDGAEARVISKSGSSEAAGAVSIQQNNQTSTSSSPSTSKEPTCDSGQNHPEDSDPKLLIKEKNSDHVAMHHVDGGHAKTDNSSFPSAPSSESQTKIHMMGSGSSSADLDNPSCGSPIVIRTSEQFPIKIGNDDLKGSEGRSASISGVINGEENKDQSISEDMKRNYASPGDKTFTFEVPPLADLSGKEAGKNWQLFSTMQHDTISSKVKGTQSTASLSKVGTKAAQEVSHANLQASESENVRGRSKGTSEGSGSKGTSERRARRVGGKSAGKEATKKGIAAKEMTPASRSKRSASLSSAGIGQLVQSNEVKHSGHTEGATTKPFGVLSTSVSSLPDLNASASSSAVFHQPFTDLQQVQLRAQIFVYGALIQGTAPDEAYMISAFGGLDGGRTMWENAWRACIDRVHSQKSHLVSPETPMQTPLGAKTSDQSVKRNALQNKVTSSPVSRSTSKGTPTTIVNPMVPLSSPLWSISTPSCDALQSTGIPRSAVMDYQQALSPLRPPPIRNFVGHNAPWMSQSPFRVPWVPQTSSFDARFPVLPITETVNLTPAREASVPHSSAMKQASTVPMVQSGCPANVFAGTPLLDTKKATATRGQHSADPKPRKRKKSTVSEDPGQIKPHSQSESVSATVVTSNVSTPAAITTLATVVSKSSTDKFVTSVPVDHLENGEQDSDQRVALSEETFGKLQEAQKQAEDASALAAAAVHHSQEIWNQLGKHKNSGLEPDFETELTSTAVAIAAAASVAKAAAAAAKVASNAALQAKLMADEALVSSGYKNSVPTNAIASDNVKKLGKATPASILRGENATSSSNSIIIAAREAARRRVEAASAASKRAENMDAIVKAAELAAEAVSQAGKIVAMGEPFPLTELVEAGPEAYWKVPQASPEPNGSVREHIDSGRVEGPTSSARLPKEVQVEKREKQSVEYGMSPTLREIARESIEDHSRLTGGILGPTAASGKDKKGPKGRKASEIAKTKGVTSESEIGFGPPSVITQSEHGKGGETSKNNNLREGSRVEVLRDGDGLKVAWFPADILDLKDGKAYVCYNELRSEDGDKLKEWVELEGEGNRAPRIRTARPVTAMPFEGTRKRRRAAMGDYNWAPGDRVDSWMQDSWWEGVVTEKSQTDETSFTVHFPARGETSVVKAWLLRPSLIWKNGSWVEGSSFQDNNGSSHEGDTPQEKRPRIGGPVVEGRVEDKLSKSLDLKESWKPGDMRLLDLSDNEKIFNIGRSTRDENKPDSLKMVRTGLKKEGSRVIFGVPKPGKKRKFMEVSKHYVADQSGKTHEISDSAKFSKYLMPQGSEPHEMKNKIEPKDKRAAVYRPKVLKSGKLPSVSSRTIHKDSLSNTLVSEPGDSAAADVSHAENISGKHNIMEFRSFSSSDGAAKGPVLFSSVAFSSDAPPKKNSASNAKSERVSKPKLGPASGKLAKIEEEKGSNDNSMKTVSEVEPRRSNRRIQPTSRLLEGLQSSLIISKIPSVSHDRSHKSQNRSSRGNNQG